From Rhodococcus antarcticus, the proteins below share one genomic window:
- a CDS encoding glycosyltransferase, translating to MGAEPAGEPFVVVVAFHGAEALRLALDPLGGLDVLVVDNSSSADVARVARDTGAEYHDAGGNLGFARAVNLGVAHAAGRDVVLVNPDAVVDADTVVALATALHERGGRVAAAAPRLTGPAGEDQRVRWPFPTPVGAWMQALGAGRWIPAEPSFLVGAVLALNAKALAEIGGFEPSYFLYAEETDWQRRAVGAGWRLVQVDGLTATHVGGGTSSDEIRREVHFHAGGERYVRRWFGTRGWVSYRAATVVGSAVRAVVLPGERGRVARRRAVMHLRGPMRVERALRVAGHRSVVHVVLTDAFAGTEQLVCTEAAGLAARGWDVTVVGGDPVRMRAALGPDVRHVAAPTVLAGLRALGRVGRPDVVHAHLTAAELAAVLARVVTRAPVVATRHIAARRGATPLGGLVAPVVRRGLAGQIAISEFVAAAVGERCTVIPNGVASVPPGTSPRQHTVLVLQRLEPEKSTDVALRAWAASDLASAGWRLQVAGTGRELGALKRLTRTLDIDASVDFLGWVGEPGLLLDACGLLLAPAPGEPFGLSVAEAMAHGVSVVAADGGAHPEVLGPEALLFAPGDHEAASELLRTLAGDVGERSRRGAALRERQRQLFTVEMHLDGVERVYTRVTS from the coding sequence GTGGGGGCTGAGCCCGCAGGCGAACCGTTCGTGGTGGTCGTGGCCTTCCACGGGGCCGAGGCGCTGCGCTTGGCTCTCGACCCCCTAGGCGGGTTGGACGTCCTCGTGGTCGACAACTCGAGCTCAGCGGATGTGGCGCGAGTCGCGCGGGACACCGGGGCGGAGTACCACGACGCGGGCGGGAACCTGGGCTTCGCCCGTGCGGTCAACCTCGGGGTGGCGCACGCCGCCGGGAGGGACGTGGTGCTGGTCAACCCGGACGCGGTGGTGGACGCCGACACGGTGGTCGCGCTGGCGACCGCCCTGCACGAGCGAGGCGGGCGGGTGGCGGCGGCAGCCCCGAGGCTGACGGGCCCCGCGGGTGAGGACCAGCGCGTGCGGTGGCCGTTCCCCACCCCGGTCGGGGCCTGGATGCAGGCGCTCGGTGCCGGACGGTGGATCCCGGCGGAGCCGTCGTTCCTGGTGGGGGCGGTGCTGGCGCTCAACGCGAAGGCTCTGGCCGAGATCGGTGGGTTCGAACCGTCCTACTTCCTCTACGCCGAGGAGACCGACTGGCAGCGGCGAGCGGTGGGCGCCGGCTGGCGCTTGGTGCAGGTCGACGGTCTGACGGCCACCCACGTGGGCGGAGGGACCAGCAGCGACGAGATCCGGCGCGAGGTGCACTTCCACGCCGGGGGCGAGCGCTACGTGCGCCGGTGGTTCGGGACCCGGGGCTGGGTCTCGTACCGCGCGGCGACGGTGGTGGGCAGCGCGGTGCGTGCCGTGGTGCTCCCGGGTGAGCGCGGGCGGGTGGCGCGGCGGCGGGCGGTGATGCACCTGCGGGGACCGATGCGGGTCGAGCGCGCGCTGCGGGTGGCGGGGCACCGGTCGGTGGTGCACGTGGTGCTGACCGACGCCTTCGCCGGTACCGAGCAGCTGGTCTGCACGGAGGCGGCGGGTCTGGCCGCCCGAGGGTGGGACGTCACGGTGGTGGGGGGTGACCCGGTGCGGATGCGCGCTGCGCTCGGGCCGGACGTGCGACACGTGGCGGCACCGACCGTGCTGGCCGGGCTCCGCGCTCTGGGCCGGGTGGGCCGGCCGGACGTGGTGCACGCCCACCTCACCGCGGCCGAGCTGGCGGCCGTGCTGGCGCGTGTGGTCACCCGGGCTCCGGTGGTGGCCACCCGGCACATCGCTGCCCGCCGAGGCGCCACCCCGCTCGGTGGGCTGGTGGCGCCGGTGGTCCGGCGCGGCCTGGCTGGGCAGATCGCCATCAGCGAGTTCGTGGCAGCCGCGGTGGGGGAGCGATGCACCGTGATCCCCAACGGGGTGGCGTCGGTGCCGCCGGGCACCAGCCCTCGGCAGCACACGGTGCTGGTGCTGCAACGGCTCGAGCCGGAGAAGTCCACCGACGTGGCCCTGCGGGCGTGGGCGGCGTCGGATCTGGCCAGTGCAGGGTGGCGGTTGCAGGTGGCGGGCACGGGCCGAGAGCTCGGTGCGTTGAAGAGGTTGACTCGTACGCTGGATATCGACGCCTCGGTGGATTTCCTGGGGTGGGTGGGTGAGCCGGGTCTGCTGCTGGACGCCTGTGGGCTGTTGTTGGCTCCCGCGCCCGGGGAGCCGTTCGGCCTGTCGGTGGCCGAGGCCATGGCCCACGGTGTCTCCGTGGTCGCAGCCGACGGGGGCGCGCACCCGGAGGTGCTGGGCCCGGAGGCGCTGCTGTTCGCACCCGGCGACCACGAGGCGGCCTCGGAGCTGCTGCGCACCCTCGCCGGGGACGTCGGCGAGCGGTCCCGCCGGGGGGCGGCGCTCCGGGAGCGGCAGCGCCAGCTGTTCACGGTGGAGATGCACCTCGACGGTGTCGAGCGGGTCTACACGCGGGTGACGTCGTGA
- a CDS encoding acyltransferase family protein, whose amino-acid sequence MNRSLEALRGLAAIFVVAGHSRDLVYSSAHLELGSPFNKLLLLPTSFAMESVGLFFVLSGYLVGGQVLRELRADRFSARVYFIKRFSRLWFVMLTGLALTVAADAMSRAMFTGAAFTAPNELGGTMTDAVCNLALLQDGRCAAFGSDRSLWSLGYEFWFYVVFAAVAAFLYCLGRRAIRGAALAGAVAVGALWVYGPHLLWLIPAWLLGVGIAELQRAWPGLGLWSPRWRATVTIGFLVLCACGMLASNVLQPPRWEMFLLVGLAASPLVLVLSVWDPTPPAWFRSALDLAAWLGVWSFTLYVFHLPIVVLIGVSALNAGVPAGVASSYALLFVATAACYPFYWLVEAHTARIRGWLLDSTVPRSGRAAQRSAIDTTEATHGTVVPD is encoded by the coding sequence GCGCACCTCGAGCTCGGCTCCCCGTTCAACAAGCTGTTGCTGCTCCCCACCTCCTTCGCCATGGAGTCCGTGGGACTGTTCTTCGTTCTCAGTGGGTACCTCGTGGGCGGCCAAGTCCTGCGAGAGCTGCGCGCCGATCGTTTCAGCGCTCGGGTCTACTTCATCAAGAGGTTCTCTCGATTGTGGTTCGTCATGCTCACCGGTCTCGCCCTCACCGTCGCTGCAGACGCGATGTCGCGGGCCATGTTTACCGGGGCCGCCTTCACCGCCCCCAACGAGCTCGGTGGCACGATGACCGACGCGGTGTGCAACCTGGCCCTTCTGCAGGACGGGCGTTGCGCTGCTTTCGGAAGTGACCGCTCGCTGTGGTCCCTCGGCTACGAGTTCTGGTTCTACGTCGTCTTTGCCGCGGTGGCGGCATTCCTGTACTGCCTCGGCCGCCGGGCGATCAGAGGCGCAGCCTTGGCCGGGGCCGTCGCGGTCGGGGCGCTCTGGGTGTACGGCCCACACCTGTTGTGGCTGATCCCCGCCTGGCTTCTCGGTGTGGGCATTGCAGAGCTGCAACGGGCCTGGCCGGGCCTCGGGTTGTGGTCGCCGCGGTGGAGAGCCACCGTGACGATCGGCTTCCTCGTGCTGTGTGCCTGCGGGATGCTGGCCAGCAACGTGCTTCAACCCCCACGGTGGGAAATGTTTCTCCTGGTCGGACTCGCTGCGTCCCCCCTGGTACTGGTCCTCTCGGTGTGGGATCCGACTCCGCCGGCGTGGTTCAGGTCGGCTCTGGATCTTGCCGCCTGGCTGGGTGTGTGGTCGTTCACGCTCTACGTGTTCCACCTTCCGATCGTCGTGCTGATTGGTGTTTCTGCCCTCAACGCCGGGGTTCCTGCCGGTGTCGCCAGTAGCTACGCCCTGCTGTTCGTCGCTACTGCTGCCTGTTACCCGTTCTACTGGCTCGTCGAGGCTCACACGGCGAGAATTCGAGGTTGGCTGCTCGATAGCACTGTTCCCCGGTCCGGCCGGGCAGCCCAGAGGAGTGCGATCGACACGACCGAAGCCACCCACGGGACGGTCGTTCCCGACTGA
- a CDS encoding glycosyltransferase produces the protein MSILDLAPLHFSDEGRLPRNLREQVCRARGVVVSTHLIADEVRRELGAEKVWLIPPAVGDRFYEHRSSVNESVHPYVLHVGGATERKGLDGLARAWPVVRAADPDLDLVMVGPVHATGRTKLLRLDGVRWVGQADDETVLDLMIGARAVVVPSTYEGFGMPVAESMALGSPVVVLAGTAPAEVGGDAAFCAATGMADDLAEAILGAVVAREIEPRRLADGVLTAQQWTVSHICRVQMQVYQEAFGG, from the coding sequence ATGAGCATCCTCGACCTGGCGCCGCTGCACTTCTCCGACGAGGGTCGACTACCGAGGAACCTTCGCGAGCAGGTGTGTCGTGCTCGTGGCGTCGTGGTCTCCACCCACCTGATTGCGGACGAGGTTCGGCGTGAGCTCGGTGCCGAGAAGGTGTGGCTGATACCGCCCGCCGTCGGCGATCGGTTCTACGAGCACCGGTCGTCGGTCAACGAGAGTGTTCATCCATACGTGCTCCACGTCGGTGGTGCGACCGAGCGGAAGGGACTCGACGGTCTTGCCCGCGCGTGGCCTGTCGTCCGAGCTGCTGACCCTGATCTCGACCTGGTGATGGTCGGCCCGGTGCACGCCACCGGGCGCACGAAGCTGCTCCGCCTTGACGGGGTTCGGTGGGTGGGGCAAGCCGATGACGAGACTGTGCTCGACCTGATGATCGGCGCGCGCGCAGTTGTCGTGCCGTCCACCTACGAGGGATTCGGGATGCCGGTAGCGGAGTCGATGGCACTGGGTAGCCCGGTCGTGGTGCTGGCGGGAACCGCCCCGGCTGAGGTGGGAGGCGACGCGGCGTTCTGCGCAGCAACCGGAATGGCGGACGACCTCGCAGAAGCGATTCTCGGTGCAGTCGTTGCCCGGGAAATCGAGCCCAGGCGACTGGCTGACGGCGTCCTGACGGCCCAGCAATGGACTGTCTCTCACATCTGTCGCGTCCAGATGCAGGTCTATCAAGAGGCTTTCGGCGGATGA
- a CDS encoding glycosyltransferase — MNTLVLHDYLTQRGGAERVALLMAQDLGGGAITTSSFRPAETFPEFGALDVHEILPVVPARTPSRRLAMAPLAALSFGAHRARADVVLCSSSGWSHWTSTPSPTVVYCHTPPRWFWAPQDFFHGHAAPVRAAASRAVAVGRSLDRSRARRATTYVANSSVVRRRIQRAYGIDAEVVHPPVSFAVDGPVEPCPGLEPGFVLTIARDRSYKNVATSRRVFGAGGLGRLVVVGDGEPQAGAGDLVVNAGRVTDAQLRWLYRSCRAVLALSHEDFGLTPVEGHAFGKPTIALRAGGYLDTCEEGVNAVFTDDLEDASVRRAVLSLDTAGLQEATVLRAAERFSRAAFSGAMSRVLAEAARSG, encoded by the coding sequence GTGAACACGCTCGTCCTGCACGACTACCTGACGCAGCGCGGCGGTGCCGAGCGGGTGGCCCTGCTGATGGCCCAGGACCTCGGCGGCGGCGCCATCACCACCTCCTCGTTCCGGCCCGCGGAGACCTTCCCGGAGTTCGGGGCGCTCGACGTCCACGAGATCCTGCCCGTGGTGCCGGCCCGCACCCCCAGCCGGCGGCTCGCCATGGCGCCGCTGGCCGCGCTGAGCTTCGGCGCGCACCGGGCCCGGGCCGACGTGGTGCTGTGCAGCAGCAGCGGCTGGAGCCACTGGACCTCCACCCCGTCGCCGACGGTGGTCTACTGCCACACCCCGCCCCGGTGGTTCTGGGCGCCGCAGGACTTCTTCCACGGCCACGCCGCCCCGGTGCGCGCCGCGGCGTCGAGGGCGGTGGCGGTGGGCCGCTCCCTGGACCGCAGCCGGGCGCGGCGTGCGACCACCTACGTGGCGAACTCCTCGGTGGTGCGCCGCCGCATCCAGCGGGCCTACGGCATCGACGCCGAGGTGGTGCACCCGCCTGTCTCCTTCGCCGTGGACGGTCCGGTGGAGCCCTGCCCGGGCCTGGAGCCGGGGTTCGTCCTCACCATCGCGCGCGACCGCAGCTACAAGAACGTCGCCACCTCGCGGCGGGTGTTCGGTGCGGGCGGGCTGGGTCGGCTGGTGGTGGTGGGCGACGGGGAGCCCCAGGCCGGCGCCGGGGATCTCGTCGTGAACGCCGGCCGGGTCACCGACGCGCAGCTGCGCTGGCTCTACCGCAGCTGCCGGGCGGTGCTCGCGCTGTCGCACGAGGACTTCGGGCTCACCCCGGTGGAGGGTCACGCCTTCGGCAAGCCGACCATCGCGCTGCGGGCCGGCGGTTACCTGGACACGTGCGAGGAGGGGGTGAACGCCGTGTTCACCGACGACCTCGAGGACGCCTCGGTGCGACGGGCGGTGCTCTCGCTGGACACCGCGGGGCTGCAGGAGGCGACGGTGCTCCGGGCCGCGGAGCGGTTCTCCCGGGCCGCCTTCAGCGGCGCGATGTCCCGGGTGCTGGCCGAGGCGGCCCGCTCAGGCTGA
- a CDS encoding glycosyltransferase family 4 protein gives MRVLLTTLRNPFVGGHNVQAKMTALSLRSLGVDVEMTDDPAPDPYGFDILHSVGEGVNRATVRRARQHGVPVVISPIYWRLSYIYGEERPLTPTVLAGRARMAVALGRRAIQGSEHPAAARLINRRIELGMLFEAADLLLPNSTSEGDAIKAELGVETPMRVVPNAVDPTMFRHAEPVGSREGVLCVGRIEPHKNQLGLLRALRGSGVPVTIVGPVHRDHLSYGRAVSKLASRTGATVMDALAPSELPDIYRSHKVHVLPSWFETTGLVTLEAALSGCTVVSTSRGFARDYFGDLINYCDPADPRSITHAVDGALDAPPCPELVVRILQNFTWWHTSRATMKAYEWVLAAR, from the coding sequence ATGCGCGTGCTGCTCACCACGCTACGCAACCCTTTCGTCGGAGGACACAACGTCCAAGCCAAGATGACTGCCCTGTCACTTCGCTCACTCGGAGTGGACGTCGAGATGACCGACGATCCCGCGCCCGACCCGTATGGATTCGATATTCTTCACAGCGTCGGCGAGGGAGTGAACAGGGCCACCGTTCGGCGCGCGCGTCAGCATGGCGTGCCCGTGGTCATTTCTCCCATTTACTGGAGGCTCTCCTACATCTACGGCGAAGAACGTCCACTCACACCTACCGTGCTCGCCGGTAGAGCGCGAATGGCTGTGGCGCTTGGCAGGAGAGCGATTCAGGGGTCTGAACATCCCGCGGCGGCACGCCTCATCAACCGTCGAATCGAGCTCGGGATGCTCTTTGAGGCAGCTGATCTGCTGCTGCCGAACAGCACTAGTGAAGGCGACGCGATCAAGGCGGAGCTGGGGGTGGAGACACCGATGCGGGTGGTGCCGAACGCGGTCGACCCAACGATGTTCCGTCACGCCGAGCCCGTTGGTTCTCGTGAAGGGGTGCTGTGCGTGGGACGAATAGAGCCTCACAAGAATCAGCTCGGTCTGCTGCGGGCGCTACGCGGCTCCGGAGTACCGGTCACGATCGTAGGGCCAGTTCACCGTGACCACCTGAGCTACGGGAGAGCCGTGTCGAAGCTCGCATCGAGAACCGGCGCAACTGTGATGGACGCACTTGCGCCTTCGGAGTTGCCCGACATCTACAGGTCACACAAGGTGCACGTTCTGCCAAGCTGGTTTGAGACCACAGGATTGGTTACACTCGAGGCGGCACTATCCGGGTGCACTGTGGTGTCCACCTCGCGCGGGTTCGCGCGAGACTACTTCGGGGATCTCATCAACTACTGCGATCCGGCTGATCCAAGATCGATCACGCATGCAGTAGACGGCGCACTTGATGCGCCTCCGTGTCCCGAGCTGGTGGTACGAATCCTGCAGAATTTTACATGGTGGCACACTTCACGGGCCACCATGAAGGCCTACGAATGGGTGCTCGCGGCAAGGTAG
- a CDS encoding acyltransferase family protein, translating to MTSATVRPPRWEALDGLRAIGVVLVVFFHTNRLLPNGFLGVDVFFVLSGFLITTLLTGEVERRSHIDLPGFYRRRGLRLVPALVAVCLFVVLVALATGRQVVAIAEGALASVLYVSNIWLYSGHDTPLLQHTWTLALETQFYLVWPLLLPLVLRRRGLGPVLLGAYVLAAVVVPFSGTDPVVDTYVRAVGLPLGCGLALVLRGGRAERWRRALAPVAVPALLALVVLAALPTLPTADLVPAVLTLPVVTALVAPGRLTSVLSSAPFVWVGQRSYGLYLWHFPIVSLVLNHAPQSAPRAVQIPVAVVISVAVAAASYRWVEQPFLRRKRSATRESRGSQPSTPA from the coding sequence GTGACGTCGGCCACGGTCCGTCCGCCACGCTGGGAGGCGCTGGACGGGCTCCGGGCCATTGGCGTGGTCCTGGTCGTGTTCTTCCACACCAACAGGCTGCTGCCCAACGGTTTCCTCGGGGTCGACGTCTTCTTCGTCCTCTCCGGCTTCCTCATCACCACCCTGCTGACGGGCGAGGTGGAGCGCCGCAGCCACATCGACCTGCCCGGCTTCTACCGTCGCCGGGGGTTGCGTCTGGTGCCGGCGCTGGTCGCCGTGTGCCTTTTCGTGGTCCTGGTCGCGCTGGCCACCGGCCGGCAGGTCGTCGCGATCGCCGAGGGTGCGCTCGCATCGGTGCTCTACGTGTCGAACATCTGGCTGTACTCCGGGCACGACACGCCCCTGCTGCAGCACACGTGGACGCTCGCCCTCGAGACGCAGTTCTACCTGGTGTGGCCCCTGCTGCTACCGCTGGTGCTGCGGCGCCGCGGGCTCGGCCCGGTCTTGCTGGGTGCTTACGTCCTAGCCGCGGTGGTAGTGCCGTTCAGCGGCACCGATCCGGTGGTGGACACGTACGTACGCGCCGTGGGTCTGCCGTTGGGCTGCGGGCTGGCACTGGTGCTGCGCGGGGGCCGCGCGGAACGGTGGCGCCGTGCGCTGGCGCCGGTCGCGGTCCCCGCCCTGCTCGCCCTGGTCGTGCTGGCCGCCCTGCCCACACTCCCGACGGCCGACCTGGTCCCGGCAGTGCTCACCCTGCCGGTGGTAACGGCGCTGGTGGCGCCGGGCCGGCTGACGTCGGTGCTCTCGTCAGCGCCGTTCGTCTGGGTGGGACAGCGGTCCTACGGGCTCTACCTGTGGCACTTCCCGATCGTCTCGCTGGTGTTGAACCACGCGCCACAGTCTGCGCCGCGGGCGGTGCAGATCCCGGTTGCGGTGGTGATCTCTGTGGCCGTCGCCGCAGCTTCCTACCGGTGGGTGGAGCAACCGTTCCTGCGGCGCAAGCGGTCCGCTACTCGTGAATCGCGAGGCAGTCAGCCGAGCACGCCGGCGTAG
- a CDS encoding UDP-glucuronic acid decarboxylase family protein — translation MATRRVLVTGGAGFIGAHLCRALLERGDEVLAVDNFYSGARSNVADLLGHPRFELQRHDVTFPLYVETDEIYHLACPASPIFYQRDPVQTTKTSVVGSINMLGLAKRVKAKVLLSSTSEVYGDPTVHPQEESYWGNVNPIGTRSCYDEGKRCAETLFFDYRRQHDLPIKVARIFNTYGPGMRPDDGRVVSNFIMQALRGEALTVYGTGEQTRSFCFVSDLVDGLIRLMDSPHEVTGPINLGNPREFTMLEIAERIIALVGSSSTIDFLTLPSDDPRQRRPVIDKARDVLGWVPTVEFDEGMTHTVEYFRTT, via the coding sequence ATGGCTACGCGTCGTGTTCTCGTGACCGGCGGCGCTGGATTCATCGGCGCCCACCTGTGCCGAGCCCTGTTGGAGCGGGGTGATGAGGTGCTCGCCGTCGACAACTTCTACTCCGGGGCGCGGTCGAACGTCGCCGATCTGCTGGGCCACCCCCGCTTCGAGCTGCAGCGCCACGACGTCACGTTCCCGCTGTACGTCGAGACCGACGAGATCTACCACCTGGCCTGCCCGGCTTCGCCGATCTTCTACCAGCGCGACCCGGTGCAGACGACCAAGACGTCGGTGGTGGGGTCGATCAACATGCTCGGCCTGGCCAAGCGGGTGAAGGCTAAGGTGCTGCTCTCCTCGACCTCCGAGGTCTACGGCGACCCCACGGTCCACCCCCAGGAGGAGAGCTACTGGGGCAACGTCAACCCCATCGGCACGCGCTCCTGCTACGACGAAGGCAAGCGCTGCGCGGAGACGCTGTTCTTCGACTACCGGCGCCAGCACGACCTGCCCATCAAGGTCGCGCGGATCTTCAACACCTACGGACCCGGCATGCGCCCGGACGACGGCCGCGTGGTCTCGAACTTCATCATGCAGGCGCTGCGCGGTGAGGCGCTCACCGTCTACGGCACCGGCGAGCAGACGCGGTCGTTCTGCTTCGTCTCCGACCTGGTCGACGGCCTCATCCGCTTGATGGACTCCCCGCACGAGGTCACCGGGCCGATCAACCTGGGCAACCCCCGCGAGTTCACCATGCTGGAGATCGCCGAGCGGATCATCGCGCTCGTGGGTAGCTCGAGCACCATCGACTTCCTTACCCTGCCATCCGACGATCCGCGCCAGCGCCGGCCCGTCATCGACAAGGCCCGGGACGTGCTCGGCTGGGTGCCGACGGTCGAATTCGACGAGGGTATGACGCATACCGTCGAGTACTTCCGCACCACCTGA
- a CDS encoding tyrosine-protein kinase family protein — translation MQVERNGVTVLTAGPSPRDSSAMLESPRLRELVEELEKSFDVVIVDTTPALAVSDAAQVCSVCEGAVVVSRLRTTTYDSLARACTTLERVRTPALGIVAVGHDEDPDAGYQYYYAAAGADAKGRGNHRKAGAAESGRTGWRRQGSAS, via the coding sequence GTGCAGGTGGAGCGGAACGGCGTCACTGTCCTGACCGCCGGCCCCAGCCCGCGGGACTCCAGCGCGATGCTGGAGAGCCCGCGATTGCGGGAGCTGGTGGAGGAGCTGGAGAAGTCGTTCGACGTGGTCATCGTGGACACCACCCCGGCGCTGGCCGTGAGCGACGCCGCCCAGGTGTGCTCGGTCTGCGAAGGCGCGGTCGTGGTGAGCCGGCTCCGCACGACCACCTACGACAGCCTCGCCCGGGCCTGCACCACTCTGGAGCGGGTGCGAACACCGGCGCTCGGCATCGTCGCCGTGGGCCACGACGAGGACCCGGACGCCGGGTACCAGTACTACTACGCGGCGGCGGGCGCTGACGCCAAGGGCCGTGGGAACCACCGCAAGGCCGGCGCGGCGGAGTCCGGCCGCACCGGGTGGCGTCGGCAGGGCAGCGCCTCCTGA
- a CDS encoding glycosyltransferase family 4 protein: MRIWLAPSAFAPHRGGVEELTLKIAQHLLAAGEDVLVVTNQHPGSLPASEIVEGVPVRRIPFTAPGRRPRRVLHHLARLRPTRSALDALGPVPDLVHVVCPSTQLPPLHGWCRRHGVPLVITSQGETEMDAGHLYQRSAWMRRHLRTSAASAAALTSCSAWTAEAAGQLAPRFRDSTVIPNGVDPADWIGVPERTDEPVAAAWGRHVPQKGFDLLLAAWPLVRESIPDARLLLGGDGPETPKLRGRAGAGVTLVGSLDRTGVRGLLGSARVAVIPSRIEPFGIVAVEALAAGRGLVYSAGTGLAEAAGDCGRPADVHDPVVLAGAIIAELQNPTPARCGIDHAEELSWVRLSLEYRAVYAGVLG, translated from the coding sequence GTGAGGATCTGGCTGGCGCCCAGCGCGTTCGCGCCCCACCGCGGGGGCGTCGAGGAGCTGACCCTCAAGATCGCCCAGCACCTGTTGGCCGCCGGCGAAGACGTCCTGGTGGTGACGAACCAGCACCCCGGTTCGCTTCCCGCCTCCGAAATCGTCGAGGGTGTACCCGTCCGCCGCATTCCCTTCACGGCCCCCGGCCGTCGGCCGCGGCGCGTGCTACACCACCTGGCGCGCCTGCGTCCCACCCGCTCCGCGCTCGACGCGCTCGGACCTGTGCCAGACCTCGTGCACGTGGTGTGCCCCTCGACCCAGCTGCCCCCGCTGCATGGCTGGTGCCGGCGTCATGGTGTTCCGCTGGTCATCACCTCCCAAGGTGAGACGGAGATGGACGCCGGACACCTCTACCAGCGCAGCGCCTGGATGCGCCGGCACCTGCGGACCTCGGCCGCGTCCGCCGCCGCCCTGACGAGCTGTTCGGCGTGGACCGCCGAGGCGGCCGGACAGCTCGCCCCCCGCTTTCGAGACTCCACTGTCATCCCCAACGGTGTAGACCCCGCCGACTGGATCGGCGTCCCGGAGCGCACCGATGAGCCTGTGGCCGCCGCGTGGGGGCGCCACGTGCCGCAGAAGGGCTTCGACCTCCTCCTCGCAGCTTGGCCACTTGTGCGGGAGAGCATCCCGGACGCACGACTACTGCTGGGCGGCGACGGGCCGGAAACTCCGAAGCTCCGCGGTCGGGCTGGGGCCGGGGTGACCCTCGTGGGGTCCCTGGACCGCACGGGGGTTCGTGGGCTGCTCGGTTCCGCCCGCGTGGCGGTGATCCCCAGCCGTATCGAGCCGTTCGGCATCGTCGCGGTGGAGGCGCTCGCGGCGGGGCGGGGGCTGGTCTACTCCGCCGGCACCGGCCTGGCCGAGGCCGCCGGTGACTGTGGCCGGCCGGCTGATGTGCACGACCCAGTCGTTTTGGCCGGAGCAATTATCGCCGAGCTGCAGAATCCCACTCCCGCCAGGTGCGGAATTGACCACGCGGAGGAACTCTCCTGGGTAAGGCTCTCACTCGAGTACCGCGCGGTCTACGCCGGCGTGCTCGGCTGA
- a CDS encoding low molecular weight phosphatase family protein — protein MSGPTNGPPPVRRGVLYVCTANLCRSPLAEHVARAQLAGHGVTGLPVSSAGVSATAGTPVEAEAAAALRARGLDPSAFRSRVLGPELVRGAALVLTASRRHREAVLEADPTALRRTFTVRELARYVAAVDLDALPPGTAPERLDALAAAAGALRGTLRAATPRDDDVSDPFHRGPAAMAACAAQLEQASAGWTAAVAPRESPASIWTLPPSA, from the coding sequence GTGAGCGGCCCCACGAACGGCCCACCCCCGGTCCGGCGCGGCGTGCTCTACGTGTGCACCGCCAACCTGTGCCGCTCCCCGCTGGCCGAGCACGTGGCCCGCGCCCAGCTGGCCGGCCACGGCGTCACCGGTCTCCCGGTCTCCAGCGCCGGGGTGTCGGCCACCGCGGGCACGCCGGTGGAGGCCGAAGCCGCGGCGGCCCTGCGCGCGCGGGGCCTCGACCCCTCCGCCTTCCGCAGCCGGGTGCTGGGTCCGGAGCTGGTGCGGGGGGCGGCCCTGGTGCTCACGGCGTCCCGGCGGCACCGCGAGGCCGTGCTGGAGGCTGACCCCACCGCGCTGCGCCGCACGTTCACGGTGCGCGAGCTGGCCCGCTACGTCGCGGCGGTGGACCTCGACGCCCTGCCGCCCGGCACCGCCCCCGAGCGGCTCGACGCCCTGGCGGCCGCGGCCGGAGCCTTGCGGGGCACGCTGCGCGCGGCCACTCCCCGCGACGACGACGTGAGCGACCCCTTCCACCGCGGCCCGGCGGCGATGGCGGCGTGCGCCGCCCAGCTGGAGCAGGCGAGCGCCGGGTGGACCGCAGCCGTGGCCCCACGGGAGAGCCCCGCGTCTATCTGGACGCTGCCGCCCTCAGCCTGA
- a CDS encoding FkbM family methyltransferase, translated as MIAQRFGIDVIRFDPRTADEIRLATIMTSLDVEHVIDVGANVGQFALTARGALGFTGRIDSFEPGADAFEQLQGQSRLDPGWFVHRLAVTDVSGPVTLNVFGESDLSSLSLPSEAGREAWKAGWRAKPEVVDGERLDQISLPALHRVFLKIDTQGHDWNVIESARGLLDRVVVLMTELSLVTLYETSIPAAEVIRRLDAMGFTLANLVPVNRVVGKQYLLEADGIFIRREPGLHSTRSDRAQ; from the coding sequence GTGATTGCTCAGCGGTTTGGCATCGATGTTATTCGATTCGATCCGCGTACGGCCGACGAGATCCGATTGGCCACCATTATGACGAGCCTCGACGTCGAGCACGTCATCGACGTCGGCGCCAACGTCGGCCAGTTCGCGTTGACGGCGCGCGGCGCTCTGGGTTTCACGGGCCGGATAGATTCCTTCGAGCCGGGAGCCGACGCGTTTGAACAACTGCAAGGGCAATCCAGGCTGGACCCAGGCTGGTTCGTCCACCGCTTGGCCGTCACTGATGTTTCGGGGCCTGTAACTCTGAATGTGTTCGGCGAGTCGGACCTCAGCTCGCTGTCTTTGCCTTCTGAGGCAGGACGTGAAGCCTGGAAGGCAGGTTGGCGAGCGAAGCCGGAGGTTGTGGACGGAGAGCGGCTGGATCAAATCTCATTGCCGGCGTTACACCGGGTTTTCCTCAAGATCGACACGCAAGGCCATGATTGGAACGTCATAGAATCGGCTCGAGGACTCCTGGACCGAGTTGTCGTGCTGATGACGGAACTCTCGCTAGTCACGTTGTACGAGACGTCAATACCGGCCGCCGAGGTGATCAGGCGACTTGACGCCATGGGTTTTACTCTAGCAAACTTGGTGCCGGTCAATCGTGTAGTTGGTAAGCAGTACCTCCTCGAGGCCGACGGAATCTTTATCCGTCGCGAGCCGGGTCTGCACTCGACCAGGTCAGATCGAGCTCAGTAG